One stretch of Rosistilla oblonga DNA includes these proteins:
- a CDS encoding family 16 glycoside hydrolase, with protein MANDPIALLAPGLRGWTIADRFDFAERGEISLDSGTLSIGKGRPASGLSYRGPQPGDFYRIAWEARRTAGSDFFCGLTFPIRGSHATLIVGGWGGGVIGISNIDNMSAVENPTTEYREFELNRWYRFEMEVNKTAVLFAIDGERVIDLDHDEHKYSVWWEQEQMAPIGLATWDTASEIRKLTLTNLDG; from the coding sequence ATGGCCAACGACCCCATCGCTTTACTGGCACCAGGATTGCGCGGTTGGACGATCGCTGATCGCTTCGATTTTGCGGAGCGAGGCGAGATCTCGCTCGACTCCGGAACGCTTTCGATCGGCAAGGGCCGACCGGCCAGTGGACTCAGCTATCGCGGGCCGCAACCGGGCGACTTCTACCGCATCGCTTGGGAGGCTCGCCGCACCGCCGGCAGCGACTTCTTCTGCGGCCTGACCTTTCCGATCCGCGGCAGCCACGCGACGCTGATCGTCGGCGGTTGGGGGGGCGGTGTGATCGGGATCTCGAACATCGACAACATGTCGGCTGTCGAAAATCCGACGACCGAATATCGCGAGTTCGAACTGAACCGCTGGTATCGGTTTGAGATGGAGGTCAACAAAACGGCGGTGCTGTTTGCGATCGATGGTGAACGCGTGATCGATCTGGATCACGACGAACACAAATATTCGGTCTGGTGGGAGCAAGAGCAGATGGCGCCGATCGGGCTGGCCACCTGGGATACCGCCAGCGAGATCCGCAAGCTGACGCTGACGAATCTCGACGGCTGA
- a CDS encoding ferredoxin family protein codes for MTHVVAQPCFGCKYTDCVVVCPVECFYEGEKMLYIHPEECIDCEACVPECPVEAIFHEDNVPDEWSEYTQMNADEAEKCEVITEKKEPLADE; via the coding sequence ATGACTCATGTAGTAGCTCAACCTTGCTTCGGTTGCAAATATACAGATTGCGTTGTCGTCTGCCCCGTCGAATGCTTTTACGAGGGTGAGAAGATGCTTTACATCCACCCCGAAGAATGCATCGATTGCGAAGCGTGTGTTCCCGAATGTCCCGTCGAAGCGATCTTCCACGAAGACAACGTTCCCGACGAATGGTCGGAATACACTCAGATGAACGCTGACGAAGCTGAGAAGTGCGAAGTGATCACCGAGAAGAAAGAACCGCTGGCCGACGAATAA
- the gltX gene encoding glutamate--tRNA ligase — MIRTRFAPSPTGYLHIGGVRTALFNWLLARQAGGQFILRIDDTDQQRNVEEALQPILDGFRWLGMDWDEGPEVDGPHAPYYQSQRADRHREAVDQLLKSGHAYRDFAKPEELQQQREAAEKAGGAFVYDRRWMAETDEQAAAFESEGRAGVVRLKMPREGVCQIDDLVRGEVRVDWAAEQDHVIQRADGSCLYHLATVVDDHDFEITHVVRAAEHLPNTPRQIFIAESLGFELPQFAHLPYVAEPGGSAKLSKRKLDKYLKQRDFAALTDYGKRIADRIGMDTDANTFNPVIVDFYREIGFLPDAILNYLMLLGWSLDGSTERFTREEMIKHFTLARVNKSPASFDPQKLLAFEADHMADFDVDRKVEMALPFLVKAGWVAEADDATRSRVRQIVAAVGDRLKVAGDIIDYEFCFIPADRLTYVEKDFEKRIRKPEEAVGLLKDLAVELGKADDFSVAGTEVAVKAFVEAKGIKIGQIIHALRVATTGQAVGFGMFETLAILGREEVLQRIEIAVNR; from the coding sequence ATGATCCGCACTCGCTTTGCCCCCAGTCCGACAGGTTACCTTCACATCGGCGGCGTTCGCACGGCGCTGTTCAATTGGCTGCTCGCACGGCAGGCGGGAGGCCAGTTCATCTTGCGGATCGACGACACCGATCAACAGCGGAACGTCGAAGAAGCGTTGCAGCCGATTTTGGATGGCTTCCGCTGGTTGGGAATGGACTGGGACGAAGGCCCCGAAGTCGACGGGCCGCACGCTCCCTATTATCAGTCGCAGCGAGCCGATCGCCATCGCGAAGCTGTCGACCAATTGCTGAAATCGGGGCATGCCTACCGCGACTTTGCCAAGCCGGAAGAGCTGCAGCAGCAGCGTGAGGCGGCCGAGAAAGCGGGGGGCGCATTCGTCTACGACCGACGTTGGATGGCGGAAACCGATGAGCAAGCGGCGGCGTTCGAATCCGAAGGGCGAGCCGGCGTGGTGCGGTTGAAGATGCCTCGCGAGGGAGTTTGCCAAATCGACGACCTGGTCCGTGGCGAAGTCCGCGTCGACTGGGCCGCCGAACAGGACCACGTGATCCAACGAGCCGATGGTTCGTGCCTGTATCACTTGGCGACCGTCGTCGACGACCACGATTTTGAGATCACTCACGTCGTTCGCGCCGCCGAGCACCTGCCTAACACGCCGCGGCAGATCTTCATCGCCGAGTCGCTTGGGTTCGAACTGCCACAGTTCGCGCACCTGCCTTACGTAGCCGAACCGGGCGGATCGGCGAAGCTGAGCAAACGGAAGCTGGACAAATATCTGAAGCAACGCGACTTCGCGGCGCTAACCGATTACGGCAAACGGATCGCCGACCGGATCGGGATGGATACCGATGCCAACACGTTTAATCCCGTGATCGTCGACTTCTATCGCGAGATCGGTTTCCTGCCCGATGCGATCTTGAACTATCTGATGCTGCTGGGATGGTCGCTGGACGGTTCGACCGAACGGTTCACGCGCGAAGAGATGATCAAGCACTTCACTTTGGCTCGGGTCAATAAGAGTCCGGCCAGTTTCGATCCGCAGAAGCTGTTGGCTTTCGAAGCCGATCACATGGCCGACTTCGACGTTGATCGGAAGGTCGAAATGGCGTTGCCGTTCCTTGTCAAAGCGGGCTGGGTTGCGGAAGCCGACGACGCGACGCGGTCGCGCGTGCGGCAGATCGTGGCGGCGGTTGGCGATCGCTTGAAAGTTGCCGGCGACATCATCGATTACGAATTCTGTTTCATCCCGGCCGATCGACTGACCTACGTCGAGAAGGATTTCGAAAAACGAATCCGCAAGCCCGAAGAGGCGGTGGGGCTGCTGAAAGACCTGGCCGTTGAACTCGGTAAAGCCGACGACTTCAGCGTCGCCGGAACCGAAGTCGCCGTGAAGGCGTTTGTCGAGGCCAAGGGGATCAAGATCGGTCAGATCATCCACGCGTTGCGAGTTGCCACGACCGGTCAGGCTGTCGGATTTGGGATGTTTGAAACGCTAGCAATTCTGGGACGCGAAGAAGTATTGCAGCGGATCGAAATCGCGGTTAATCGATAG
- the ggt gene encoding gamma-glutamyltransferase translates to MTVVVVTVFAAFLFSGVANAQAKFPLPDRTPVDVATGKSGVVVSNTAEASKVGREILAKGGNAVDAAIGVAFGLQVTWPEAGNIGGGGFMMIAPPDEEVVCVNYRETAPASVDEYSFDKWKQRHHSRMAGVPGTVRGMALAHAKYGKLPWDEIIQPCIALARNGFVVDEYLAYSLNSLFKLQSIQTEPRFAELRRVYGPPADRFWKAGDVLVQPDLADTLELIANQGPNAFYEGAIADKIVAEMKRNGGLITKSDLKNYTAEIQPAIAGKIGQYEIFGAAPPSSGGITVLMHLRMLAAIPLPAATDAFWTTDQVHYLVEAMRRGFRERAAWLGDPNFVEIPEHLLTTEHAVELAKTIRPDVATPSEAIAGSIPLSEGPYESPETTHFSVIDADGLAVSNTYTLEGTFGCRIVVPGTGFLLNNEMGDFNWYPGYTNKEGKIGTAANLLAPGKRMLSSQSPTIVRVDGQAKLLVGSPGGRTIINTVTEILVQTLFMNRSLEKAIEAPRFHHQWFPDQIRFESTSGGLFESMKADLEARGHHVDLSPTRRQGAAHSIMIDLETGEATGVADWRRGGTAEALEQTPTPLSRQAAAVGE, encoded by the coding sequence TTGACGGTCGTCGTTGTAACTGTTTTTGCAGCGTTCCTGTTCAGCGGCGTCGCCAATGCCCAGGCGAAGTTCCCGTTGCCGGATCGCACGCCTGTCGATGTAGCGACGGGGAAGAGTGGAGTTGTCGTATCGAACACCGCCGAGGCTTCCAAGGTGGGACGAGAGATACTCGCCAAAGGCGGTAACGCGGTCGACGCGGCGATTGGAGTCGCCTTCGGATTGCAGGTCACTTGGCCGGAAGCTGGCAATATCGGCGGCGGCGGGTTCATGATGATCGCTCCTCCCGACGAAGAGGTCGTCTGCGTCAACTATCGCGAAACAGCTCCGGCAAGCGTCGACGAATACAGCTTCGACAAATGGAAACAGCGGCACCACAGCCGCATGGCGGGCGTCCCTGGAACGGTCCGCGGCATGGCGTTGGCTCACGCCAAATATGGCAAGTTGCCGTGGGATGAGATCATCCAACCGTGTATTGCACTGGCTCGCAACGGGTTTGTTGTCGACGAATACTTGGCCTACTCGCTGAACTCGCTGTTTAAACTGCAATCGATTCAAACCGAACCGCGGTTCGCCGAACTGCGTCGAGTCTACGGCCCTCCCGCGGACAGGTTCTGGAAAGCGGGCGACGTGCTGGTTCAGCCCGATCTGGCAGACACGTTGGAATTGATCGCGAACCAAGGACCAAACGCTTTTTATGAAGGGGCGATCGCCGACAAGATCGTGGCCGAGATGAAGCGCAACGGCGGCCTGATCACCAAGAGCGACTTGAAGAACTACACCGCCGAGATCCAGCCGGCGATCGCTGGCAAGATCGGCCAGTACGAAATCTTTGGAGCCGCGCCGCCGTCGTCGGGTGGGATCACGGTGTTGATGCATTTGCGAATGCTCGCCGCGATTCCGCTGCCAGCGGCGACGGATGCTTTCTGGACGACCGATCAGGTCCATTATCTAGTCGAGGCGATGCGACGTGGTTTTCGCGAACGAGCTGCTTGGCTGGGCGATCCCAACTTTGTCGAGATCCCAGAACATCTGCTCACGACAGAACATGCCGTCGAGCTTGCCAAAACGATTCGCCCCGACGTCGCAACGCCTAGCGAAGCGATCGCCGGATCGATCCCGTTGAGCGAAGGTCCCTACGAGAGCCCCGAGACGACTCATTTCTCAGTCATCGATGCCGATGGCCTCGCCGTCAGTAACACCTACACATTGGAAGGAACTTTCGGCTGCCGGATCGTCGTTCCCGGAACCGGTTTTCTGCTGAACAACGAGATGGGAGACTTCAATTGGTACCCCGGTTACACCAACAAGGAAGGGAAGATCGGAACCGCCGCCAATCTGCTGGCTCCTGGAAAACGGATGCTCAGTTCCCAATCGCCAACGATTGTTCGCGTCGATGGCCAGGCGAAACTGTTGGTTGGCAGCCCCGGCGGCCGGACGATCATCAACACCGTGACGGAGATCCTGGTCCAGACGTTGTTTATGAATCGATCGCTCGAAAAAGCGATCGAAGCCCCGCGGTTCCATCACCAGTGGTTCCCCGACCAGATCCGTTTCGAATCGACAAGTGGTGGATTGTTCGAATCGATGAAGGCCGATCTGGAAGCCCGCGGCCATCACGTCGATCTGTCTCCCACCCGCCGCCAGGGAGCCGCTCACAGCATCATGATCGACCTCGAGACAGGCGAAGCAACTGGCGTGGCCGATTGGCGACGCGGAGGGACCGCGGAAGCTCTCGAACAGACGCCGACGCCTCTGTCACGCCAAGCTGCCGCGGTCGGCGAATGA
- a CDS encoding Fur family transcriptional regulator — protein MSDSAPLGKVAVSLTPQERFEEFLQSRGQRNTEQRRFLVDRVFSNHEHFDVDSLIEQLPRKGQENYVSRPTVYRALKEFVDAGLLRCFQLEGRSVYEHDYGYPQHDHLYCTRCQKLIEFTSEEIMKIRSQVAVQHSFRVTSHRLIIQGVCQDCSRRRKKRKQDLI, from the coding sequence GTGTCCGATTCAGCCCCACTTGGAAAAGTTGCCGTTTCGCTGACTCCCCAAGAGAGATTTGAGGAGTTTTTGCAGAGTCGCGGCCAACGGAACACCGAGCAGCGTCGATTTCTTGTCGATCGCGTGTTCAGTAACCACGAGCACTTCGACGTCGATTCGCTGATCGAGCAACTGCCGCGCAAGGGGCAGGAAAACTACGTCAGCCGTCCGACGGTCTACCGCGCCCTCAAGGAATTTGTCGATGCTGGGCTGTTGCGCTGCTTCCAGTTGGAGGGGCGTTCGGTCTACGAACACGATTACGGTTATCCGCAGCACGATCATTTGTACTGCACTCGCTGCCAGAAATTGATCGAGTTCACAAGCGAAGAGATCATGAAAATTCGGTCTCAGGTCGCGGTCCAACACAGCTTCCGTGTGACCAGCCATCGCTTGATCATTCAGGGGGTCTGCCAGGACTGCTCCCGCCGGCGGAAGAAACGCAAGCAGGACCTAATCTAG
- a CDS encoding RNA polymerase sigma factor: MTLSDIDRQLLDRCLDNEPQSWEAFIDRFLGLVVHVVNHTATSRGVTLPVAERDDMVAEVFLTLVNNDRAVLRRFRRQSSLATYLTVIARRVIVHQLATAQRNAAQKNRIASEETLISPVEQQIEDRDQLEQLLSRLDPKEADVVRMHHLEGKTYREIGNHLGLPENSVGPMLSRARDKMRQSQPGV, encoded by the coding sequence TTGACACTCTCGGACATCGATCGACAACTGCTGGATCGTTGCTTGGACAACGAGCCACAATCTTGGGAAGCGTTTATCGATCGCTTCTTGGGGCTCGTGGTCCACGTCGTCAACCACACCGCCACATCGCGCGGCGTTACGCTGCCCGTTGCGGAACGAGACGACATGGTTGCGGAAGTCTTCCTGACCCTCGTCAACAACGACCGAGCGGTGCTGCGTCGCTTCCGGCGTCAGAGTAGTCTGGCGACCTATCTGACAGTCATCGCTCGCCGCGTGATCGTGCATCAACTGGCGACCGCTCAGCGGAATGCGGCTCAGAAAAATCGCATCGCCAGCGAAGAGACGCTGATCAGCCCGGTGGAACAACAGATCGAGGATCGCGATCAGCTGGAACAGTTGCTCTCGCGGCTCGATCCCAAAGAAGCCGATGTGGTGCGGATGCACCATCTGGAAGGGAAGACCTACCGCGAGATCGGCAACCATCTTGGCCTGCCCGAAAACAGTGTCGGCCCGATGCTCAGCCGCGCCCGCGACAAGATGCGTCAAAGCCAACCGGGCGTCTAG
- a CDS encoding flagellar biosynthesis anti-sigma factor FlgM: MSTPQPTNNVSRTNQVVENRATSGSSQPVDQLDLSSEAQGINRLSGANETGVVDGIRFDKVADIRRQIADGSYDTDDKLSAALDRLLDEVG, from the coding sequence GTGAGTACACCTCAGCCGACCAATAATGTTTCGCGCACCAATCAAGTTGTCGAAAATCGAGCCACCAGTGGCTCGAGCCAACCCGTCGATCAATTAGACCTTTCCTCGGAAGCTCAAGGGATCAATCGTCTCTCGGGAGCCAACGAGACCGGCGTGGTCGATGGCATTCGGTTTGATAAAGTGGCGGATATCCGGCGGCAGATCGCCGACGGCAGCTACGACACCGACGACAAATTGAGCGCGGCGTTGGATCGTTTGTTGGACGAAGTGGGTTAA
- a CDS encoding BPL-N domain-containing protein produces MLRSNYAFPQAPLGSLATFCQLLLFCSLVTTESARAESLPGTERDNLIRVAIYDHSDGSANGPKNLKRILVRDAGFDAVRVTPEEIQKGILEKFDVLIMPGGSGSKQAEKLGEEGREVVKSFVRSGGGYVGICAGSYLASSQYTWSLGIVNARVWDRSHWARGTGTVSLGLSPSGRKVLKSKATELDVYYGQGPLLIPHDNPELPGYEVLATYETEIAKKGAPKGAMVGTHAIVRTMFHDGRVLCFSPHPESSGGPNSIMVEGIRWAGSKPIDLNSPPIEIERQ; encoded by the coding sequence ATGCTACGATCAAACTACGCCTTCCCCCAAGCTCCTCTTGGATCGCTCGCGACGTTCTGCCAATTGTTGCTGTTCTGTAGCCTAGTCACTACAGAATCTGCCCGTGCGGAATCGTTACCTGGAACGGAGCGCGACAACCTGATACGCGTCGCGATCTACGACCATTCTGACGGCTCTGCCAATGGCCCCAAAAACCTGAAACGAATCCTGGTTCGCGATGCGGGATTCGATGCGGTCCGCGTGACACCGGAAGAGATCCAAAAAGGCATTTTGGAGAAGTTCGACGTCTTGATCATGCCGGGTGGATCGGGCAGCAAGCAGGCTGAAAAGCTGGGCGAAGAAGGACGCGAGGTGGTGAAGAGCTTCGTCCGGTCCGGCGGCGGCTATGTCGGGATCTGCGCCGGATCCTACCTCGCATCGTCTCAGTACACGTGGTCGTTAGGGATCGTCAACGCAAGGGTTTGGGATCGCAGCCACTGGGCTCGCGGAACCGGAACTGTCTCGTTGGGGCTCTCTCCCAGCGGACGCAAGGTGCTGAAATCGAAAGCAACCGAATTGGATGTCTATTACGGACAGGGGCCGCTGTTGATCCCCCACGACAATCCAGAGCTTCCGGGCTATGAAGTCCTCGCGACTTACGAGACCGAGATTGCGAAGAAGGGCGCTCCCAAAGGTGCCATGGTTGGAACTCACGCCATCGTGCGAACGATGTTTCACGACGGGCGAGTTCTGTGCTTTAGCCCGCATCCCGAATCGTCCGGCGGCCCAAACTCGATTATGGTCGAAGGGATCCGCTGGGCCGGCAGCAAGCCCATTGATTTGAATAGCCCGCCGATTGAGATCGAAAGACAATAG
- the aroC gene encoding chorismate synthase: MTGNSFGQALRITTAGESHGPGNVVIIDGVPAGIPFSVDDLLPDLARRRPGQSKIVTQRKESDEPEILAGVFEGRTTGTSLAILIRNQDQRSKDYSDIKDKYRPGHADFTFDQKYGFRDYRGGGRSSARETTARVAAGALAKKILAEAFGGRVLGYVTQVGDLKAEIANPASVTLQQVEEFADGQPNIVRCPDEAVAQQMIAKIEEVRKAGDSIGGAAEIVAANIPAGLGEPVFDKLKADLAKALFSLPAVLGVEYGIGFGCVTMRGSEHNDLFTTGEDGQITTKSNRHGGMLGGISTGLPIVLRAAVKPTSSLPIEQATVTSSGEATTIRTRGRHDPCLLPRFIPMAEAMVAIVIADHWLRWRAQNAWSPGTE; the protein is encoded by the coding sequence ATGACAGGCAACTCGTTCGGACAGGCACTGCGAATTACGACAGCTGGCGAGAGCCACGGCCCCGGTAACGTCGTGATCATCGACGGCGTCCCCGCTGGAATCCCGTTTTCAGTCGACGACCTGCTGCCCGATCTGGCTCGCCGCCGACCCGGCCAAAGCAAGATCGTGACGCAGCGGAAGGAGTCCGATGAACCGGAGATCCTCGCCGGCGTCTTCGAGGGGCGGACCACCGGGACCAGTCTGGCGATCTTGATCCGCAACCAGGATCAACGCAGCAAAGACTACTCCGACATCAAAGACAAATATCGGCCGGGGCACGCCGATTTCACCTTCGATCAGAAATACGGTTTCCGCGACTACCGCGGCGGCGGACGTTCGAGCGCTCGCGAAACGACAGCCCGCGTTGCGGCCGGAGCGCTAGCGAAGAAGATCCTCGCCGAAGCGTTTGGCGGCCGCGTGCTTGGCTACGTGACGCAGGTGGGCGATCTGAAAGCGGAGATCGCCAATCCGGCGAGCGTCACGCTGCAGCAAGTGGAAGAGTTCGCCGACGGCCAACCGAACATCGTCCGCTGTCCCGACGAAGCGGTTGCCCAGCAGATGATCGCCAAGATCGAAGAGGTCCGCAAAGCGGGCGATTCGATCGGCGGTGCGGCGGAGATCGTGGCGGCCAACATCCCGGCGGGACTAGGCGAACCGGTGTTCGACAAATTGAAAGCCGATCTGGCCAAGGCGTTGTTCAGTCTGCCGGCGGTCTTGGGAGTCGAATATGGGATCGGGTTTGGGTGTGTGACGATGCGTGGCAGCGAACACAACGACCTGTTTACCACCGGCGAAGATGGCCAGATTACAACCAAGTCGAACCGGCACGGCGGCATGTTGGGAGGCATCTCGACGGGATTGCCGATCGTGCTTCGCGCGGCGGTGAAACCGACCAGCAGCCTGCCGATCGAACAGGCGACGGTGACCAGTTCGGGTGAGGCGACGACGATCCGCACGCGCGGCCGCCACGATCCCTGCCTGCTGCCGCGGTTCATCCCGATGGCCGAAGCGATGGTCGCGATCGTGATCGCCGACCACTGGTTGCGATGGCGGGCGCAGAACGCTTGGTCGCCGGGAACCGAGTGA
- a CDS encoding endonuclease/exonuclease/phosphatase family protein, which produces MNSQSHATQPTTDQRNEARKRPRPASKLQRLASQANSLVGRSICVAIRTLSILLIVGAAVSTVLTTTMSTVAAKETSSPVEFRIGFFNIYLGLADTSHRAAVVRQIQRTAPDIMGLSEINNADHSLLPTLVPGLPNVVTQPGGLQPALLTRYPVLSSGSLGSTAPANEFRRKHLWAVLDVGHESRNLLVYVVHTESWCYKGPCANVKRPALEFPRAIEWIRLKQDIQAKRKQDPNLDVVVMGDWNDDNRSPQTDAFAAQPDGVFSGFVLGADIDFPVQHAPYPDYQCEQAGLRLLESTDTDGNRNTVWAGTPNPALQTAVKIDYIAHSEGIKVAGHEVLNSEVSDPDAGLRKYGEPLNVGDSRTASDHLMVFADMAIE; this is translated from the coding sequence ATGAACTCTCAATCGCACGCAACGCAGCCGACAACCGATCAAAGGAATGAGGCTCGCAAACGCCCCCGCCCGGCAAGCAAGCTCCAACGACTGGCATCCCAGGCAAACTCGCTTGTCGGCCGATCGATTTGCGTTGCGATCCGAACGTTGTCGATACTTTTGATCGTCGGGGCTGCTGTCTCAACGGTGCTGACGACTACGATGAGCACGGTCGCAGCCAAGGAGACGTCGTCGCCGGTTGAGTTTCGAATTGGATTTTTCAATATCTATTTGGGGCTGGCCGATACATCACATCGCGCTGCGGTTGTGCGGCAGATCCAACGCACCGCCCCCGATATCATGGGGCTCAGCGAGATCAATAACGCGGACCATTCACTGCTGCCGACGCTGGTCCCTGGGCTGCCCAACGTGGTCACTCAGCCCGGCGGCTTGCAGCCGGCGTTGCTCACCCGTTATCCGGTACTGTCGTCCGGCTCGCTTGGCTCCACCGCACCAGCGAACGAATTCCGACGCAAGCACTTGTGGGCTGTGCTCGATGTGGGGCATGAGAGTCGGAACTTGTTGGTCTACGTCGTTCACACCGAATCGTGGTGTTACAAAGGGCCATGTGCAAACGTCAAAAGGCCTGCGTTGGAGTTCCCGCGAGCGATCGAATGGATTCGGCTGAAGCAAGACATCCAGGCGAAGCGGAAGCAAGATCCCAATCTCGATGTCGTCGTGATGGGAGATTGGAACGACGATAACCGCAGTCCGCAAACCGACGCGTTTGCGGCCCAGCCGGACGGAGTGTTCAGCGGGTTTGTGTTAGGTGCTGATATCGACTTTCCCGTCCAGCATGCACCCTATCCCGACTATCAATGTGAGCAAGCTGGTCTACGGTTGCTGGAGTCGACCGACACCGATGGTAACCGCAACACCGTTTGGGCTGGCACGCCAAATCCGGCGCTGCAGACCGCTGTGAAAATCGACTACATCGCCCACAGCGAGGGGATCAAAGTTGCAGGGCACGAAGTCCTCAATTCCGAAGTCAGCGACCCCGATGCGGGACTGCGGAAATACGGCGAGCCGTTAAACGTCGGTGATTCTCGCACCGCCAGCGATCACTTGATGGTCTTCGCCGACATGGCTATCGAATAG
- a CDS encoding ImmA/IrrE family metallo-endopeptidase, which produces MSDHREAFATFIKPFAEFPALQQRVLDVLESLPADVQLDFASDPRFDVAIEDYQPGKGSRLFIASPGAVGKGSRCVVLRPKLDRASEAFAKYVIAHEFAHAHLHNGGWGEITDIEQAADALAASWGFDRPEQTGWAWLQ; this is translated from the coding sequence ATGTCAGACCACCGCGAGGCTTTTGCGACTTTCATCAAACCGTTTGCCGAATTTCCGGCGTTGCAACAGCGCGTGCTGGATGTGTTGGAATCTCTGCCGGCGGACGTGCAGTTGGATTTCGCCAGCGATCCACGGTTCGATGTCGCGATCGAAGATTACCAACCTGGCAAGGGATCGCGGCTGTTCATCGCCAGCCCAGGTGCCGTGGGGAAGGGGAGCCGCTGTGTCGTGCTGCGACCGAAGCTGGATCGGGCCTCCGAAGCGTTTGCCAAATACGTGATCGCTCACGAATTCGCTCACGCACATCTGCATAACGGCGGCTGGGGAGAGATCACCGACATCGAACAAGCCGCCGACGCGCTGGCCGCTTCGTGGGGCTTCGATCGCCCGGAACAGACCGGATGGGCGTGGCTGCAATAG
- a CDS encoding carcinine hydrolase/isopenicillin-N N-acyltransferase family protein — protein MVAQALACTTAVISGSATPDGRPILWKNRDYGSRLHNEMAEITGGKFKAIAVVNAGSRSSVWMGVNEAGFCIENSLSKDLKIEGKTSGPGNGTLMRMALQTCATVADFENLLKETNNSGRATIANFGVIDAQGGAALFETGPKQYKMFDANDPKVAPRGYIVRSNFATTAQELGANPSPVELSDVSSSDRYLRACGILELTSSDGISVEEVLRQCARDLSDEHGNPLPGSVNGKPGTLPTRIATKNTISRTTTVSAAVFHGVRPGEDPRLTTMWTMLGDPKFTIAVPSFVVAGVADDLTDERGGEIGEIAITLREWSLTPDKEAIRSDLLPGIWSDLWALEDRLLTTTLRAKQRWSQGKAPVHEIKKLHTEASRAAMQAMSKELQEAKTIALAKPAPKPPVFDDSSFATSSN, from the coding sequence ATGGTTGCTCAAGCTTTGGCTTGCACGACGGCTGTGATCAGCGGAAGCGCAACCCCCGATGGCCGTCCAATCTTGTGGAAGAATCGCGACTACGGCAGTCGGTTGCACAACGAAATGGCGGAGATCACTGGCGGGAAATTCAAAGCGATCGCCGTCGTTAATGCGGGCAGCCGATCGTCGGTCTGGATGGGAGTCAACGAGGCGGGGTTCTGCATCGAAAATTCACTCAGCAAAGATTTGAAGATCGAGGGCAAGACGTCGGGCCCCGGCAACGGAACCCTGATGCGGATGGCGTTGCAGACATGTGCGACCGTTGCCGACTTCGAGAACTTACTGAAAGAGACCAACAACAGCGGGCGGGCGACGATCGCAAACTTTGGTGTCATCGATGCTCAAGGCGGAGCTGCGTTGTTTGAAACCGGGCCCAAGCAGTACAAGATGTTTGACGCCAACGATCCCAAGGTCGCCCCACGCGGCTACATCGTTCGCTCCAACTTTGCAACGACCGCTCAGGAACTCGGCGCAAATCCGAGTCCCGTTGAACTGAGCGATGTCTCGTCGAGCGATCGCTACCTGCGAGCTTGTGGTATTCTCGAACTGACGTCATCGGATGGTATCTCAGTCGAAGAAGTCCTCCGGCAATGCGCTCGAGACTTGAGCGACGAACATGGCAATCCGTTGCCAGGTTCGGTCAACGGCAAGCCGGGCACTCTCCCCACGCGAATTGCAACCAAAAATACGATCAGCCGCACGACCACGGTATCGGCTGCGGTATTCCATGGCGTCCGCCCCGGCGAAGATCCTCGCCTGACCACGATGTGGACGATGTTGGGCGATCCCAAATTCACCATCGCGGTCCCATCGTTTGTTGTCGCGGGCGTCGCCGATGATCTGACGGACGAGCGTGGTGGAGAAATTGGAGAGATCGCAATCACGCTTCGCGAGTGGAGCCTTACCCCGGACAAAGAAGCGATCCGCAGCGACTTGCTGCCCGGTATCTGGAGCGATCTGTGGGCTCTCGAGGATCGTCTACTAACGACGACACTTCGCGCCAAACAGCGGTGGTCTCAAGGCAAGGCACCGGTGCATGAGATCAAAAAGCTACACACCGAAGCATCACGCGCGGCGATGCAAGCGATGTCGAAGGAATTACAAGAAGCGAAAACTATCGCCTTGGCAAAACCAGCGCCCAAGCCGCCAGTGTTCGATGATTCGAGCTTCGCCACCTCCTCGAATTAG